A region from the Acanthopagrus latus isolate v.2019 chromosome 8, fAcaLat1.1, whole genome shotgun sequence genome encodes:
- the neto2b gene encoding neuropilin and tolloid-like protein 2: MRVAWIFLLFIEEGFTLAQKTKDGGAGSKGVKPSQRPQHSRHCGNWVRNTDGGSFSSPNYPRTYPPNKECLYVLEALPRQRIELLFDETFYIEASFECRFDHIEVRDGPFSFSPLINRFCGSATPGLVLSSGRFMWIRFFSDEELEGIGFRVQYSFTADPEFHLHIGGLLNPIPDCQFELSGADGLIRSSQVEEEYKVKPDQAVDCIWTIRAPPNNRIYLRFLEYQMENSNECKKNFVAVYDGSNAIEDLKAKFCSTVANDIMLDTGVGVVRMWADETSRLSRFRMLFTIFADPPCSSSAFFCHSNMCINTSLVCNGIQNCVFPWDESNCKEKKSKGIFHQITKTHGTVICVSTGVVLLLLIISILVQVKQPRKKVLVRKNNLFQRGDLQEVFDPPHYELFTLRDKEMSGDLGELSEELQSLQALRRSSSGSRCIHEHHCGSQVSVNSLKASQGAHGLGRGSMELPSFRGDFQSSLPPLGDLSSSLRKKSWPSMKPGRMQGHHVMGDRVMGRQDRVMEEDEEDDEDGRYDVYVRRGGSRRGNFEMAQQRSLSMDF; the protein is encoded by the exons ATGCGTGTAG CCTGGATATTTCTCCTATTCATTGAGGAGGGATTTACTCTGGCACAAAAGACCAAAG ATGGAGGCGCAGGATCAAAAGGGGTCAAACCGTCTCAGCGGCCGCAGCATTCTCGTCACTGTGGAAACTGGGTACGAAACACAGATGGTGGCAGCTTCAGCTCCCCAAACTACCCGCGTACGTACCCTCCCAACAAGGAGTGCCTGTACGTACTGGAAG CTCTGCCCCGCCAGAGGATAGAGCTGCTGTTCGATGAGACCTTCTACATCGAGGCCTCGTTCGAGTGTCGCTTCGACCACATCGAGGTGCGCGACGGCCCCTTCAGCTTCTCGCCGCTCATCAATCGCTTCTGCGGCTCTGCGACACCGGGGCTCGTCCTCTCCAGCGGACGCTTCATGTGGATCCGCTTCTTCAGCGATGAAGAGCTGGAGGGGATCGGCTTCCGGGTTCAGTACAGCTTCACCGCAG ACCCTGAATTTCATCTGCATATTGGGGGACTCTTAAACCCTATCCCAG ATTGTCAGTTTGAGCTGTCCGGGGCAGACGGCCTGATCCGCTCCAGTCAGGTAGAGGAGGAGTATAAAGTGAAGCCCGACCAGGCGGTGGACTGCATCTGGACCATACGAGCCCCACCAAACAACAGG ATTTACCTGCGATTCTTGGAATACCAGATGGAAAACTCAAATGAGTGTAAGAAGAACTTTGTGGCTGTTTATGATGGCAGTAATGCCATTGAGGACCTGAAG GCCAAGTTTTGTAGTACAGTAGCTAATGACATCATGCTGGACACCGGTGTGGGAGTGGTGAGGATGTGGGCTGATGAGACGAGCCGTCTCAGCCGCTTTCGGATGCTCTTCACCATATTTGCAGACC ctccCTGTTCGAGCAGCGCATTCTTCTGCCACAGCAACATGTGCATCAACACTTCTCTGGTGTGCAACGGCATACAGAACTGTGTCTTCCCCTGGGATGAAAGCAACTGCAAAG agaaaaagagcaaaggTATCTTTCACCAGATTACAAAGACTCACGGGACAGTAATCTGCGTGTCTACGGgagtggtgctgctgctgctcatcatctCCATCCTGGTACAGGTCAAACAGCCTCGAAAAAAG GTGTTGGTACGTAAGAATAACCTGTTCCAACGAGGCGACCTGCAGGAGGTGTTTGACCCTCCGCACTACGAGCTCTTTACGCTCAGGGACAAG GAGATGTCTGGGGACCTCGGGGAGTTATCAGAGGAACTTCAGTCCCTGCAGGCGCTCAGACGATCCTCATCGGGCTCACGATGCATTCACGAACACCACTGTGGCTCCCAGGTTTCTGTCAACTCCCTCAAAGCCAGCCAAGGTGCGCACGGCCTGGGCAGGGGATCCATGGAGCTTCCCTCTTTCAGAGGAGACTTCCAGAGCAGCTTACCCCCCCTCGGGGACTTGAGCAGCAGCCTGCGGAAAAAGAGCTGGCCTAGCATGAAACCTGGTCGAATGCAGGGCCATCATGTGATGGGAGATAGAGTAATGGGGCGGCAGGATAGAGTAatggaagaggatgaagaggatgacgaAGATGGAAGGTATGATGTGTATGTACGCAGAGGAGGAAGTCGACGAGGGAACTTTGAAATGGCCCAGCAAAGATCCTTGTCCATGGACTTCTGA